A single region of the Bufo gargarizans isolate SCDJY-AF-19 unplaced genomic scaffold, ASM1485885v1 original_scaffold_1519_pilon, whole genome shotgun sequence genome encodes:
- the LOC122923370 gene encoding E3 ubiquitin-protein ligase TRIM63-like, whose translation MDYNADIIRDNNPMDSLEKQLICPICLEMFNKPVVILPCQHNLCRKCANDVFQAGNPYWPTRSSVSGGKFRCPTCRHEVILDRHGVYGLQRNLLVENIIDIYKQDCNSRPEKKKENHPMCEKHEDERINIYCITCEVATCSMCKVFGAHKDCEVSPLQNIYQTQKTELNGCISMLVAGNDRIQTITSQLEDSCKTIKDSSQRKRESVNELFVELNKVMEEKRADLIQRISEAEEEKLSFARSLVVKYQEQLQSASNLLQSALEMVEQTGHATFLLTSKQLMKRILEASKGSQLEKTEPGFENMDQFTLDIEYVIECLKRLDFSTCCEYEEEEEDIEEYEEPEEERPKGQQ comes from the exons ATGGATTACAATGCAGACATTATCCGGGACAATAATCCTATGGACAGTTTGGAGAAACAGCTAATTTGCCCTATATGCCTTGAAATGTTCAACAAACCTGTGGTGATCTTGCCATGCCAACACAACCTGTGTCGGAAATGTGCCAATGATGTATTTCAG GCTGGAAACCCATACTGGCCTACACGATCTTCTGTGTCTGGTGGAAAATTTCGCTGCCCTACGTGTCGTCATGAGGTCATTTTAGACCGTCATGGAGTTTATGGGCTTCAGAGAAACCTGCTTGTAGAGAACATAATAGATATCTACAAACAAGACTGCAATAG TCGAcctgagaaaaaaaaggaaaatcatccGATGTGCGAAAAGCATGAAGATGAGAGGATAAATATTTACTGCATAACTTGCGAAGTAGCAACCTGCTCCATGTGCAAAGTATTTGGGGCTCATAAAGACTGCGAAGTTTctcccctccagaacatatatcAAACTCAGAAG ACAGAACTCAATGGCTGTATATCAATGCTGGTTGCTGGAAACGACAGAATTCAGACTATAACAAGCCAACTGGAGGACTCCTGTAAAACAATAAAG GACAGCAGTCAAAGGAAGAGGGAATCTGTCAATGAATTATTTGTGGAACTGAACAAAGTGATGGAGGAGAAAAGGGCAGATCTTATACAGCGGATATCTGAAGCTGAGGAAGAAAAGCTGAGTTTTGCACGTTCCCTCGTTGTTAAATACCAGGAGCAACTTCAATCCGCATCTAATCTATTGCAAAGTGCACTTGAAATGGTGGAACAGACTGGTCATGCTACTTTCCTTCTG acGTCCAAGCAGCTAATGAAAAG AATCTTGGAAGCCTCTAAAGGTTCCCAGCTTGAGAAGACAGAACCGGGTTTTGAAAATATGGACCAATTTACTTTGGACATTGAGTATGTCATTGAATGCTTGAAAAGGCTTGATTTTAGTACAT GCTGTGAatatgaggaggaagaggaggatataGAGGAATATGAGGAgccagaagaggagagacctAAAG